Proteins encoded within one genomic window of Deinococcus aerophilus:
- the rpoB gene encoding DNA-directed RNA polymerase subunit beta produces the protein MSLSSKEPRIERFGEISEVIPLPNLTEIQVNSFRAFLQADRAPDKRENVGLQSAFKEVFPIDETEKGRSTGLVLDYLEYRLGDAPYTPEECREKDLTYQAPMYAKLQLIHKDSGLIKEDQVFLGDLPLMTEDGSFVINGADRVVISQIHRSPGVYFTSSYKGIKKMYTGAIIPMPKRGPWIELEFAGGILEMKVNKRKFPVAMLLRVLGYDDASLKTLFTEFDPNTELPEDKSAGMGADEALLRLFTVLRPGDPPKRDKATQYLYGLLADPRRYDLGEPGRFKMNRKLGLDRSEHTLLTFTDGKFSDAGLVDTIRYLMALHHGHDTVSMMGPDGKMHDVPVGEDDIDHLGNRRVRTVGELLADQLRVGMGRMARGVRERMLLGNPDAATPTKLVNNRPIVAAMREFFGRSQLSQFKDQTNPLSDLRHKRRISALGPGGLTRERAGFDVRDVHRTHYGRICPIETPEGANIGLISSLASYAKVNPLGFIEAPYRRVKDGTVSETVEYMTADIEDRYTVAQANSPLNADNTFADERVLARRKGDPLWYTPEEVDYMDVSPKQIVSINTSLIPFLEHDDANRALMGSNMQSQAVPLVRADSPAVGTGVERRVVTDSGTSVVSDVTGRVTYVDARAIQITLAEDSAAAGMVTGNVRTFELVRFTRSNQGTNLDQHPIVNVGDEVKAGQVIADGPASDLGRLALGQNITIAIMPFDGFNFEDAICISEGLVRKDFYTSVHIEKDEIEARDTKLGPEKITRDIPGLSEAALRDLDEDGIVRVGAEVKPGDILVGKTSFKGESEPTPEERLLRSIFGEKAREVKDTSLRVQSGQGGIVVKTVRFRRGDEGVDLKPGVREMVRVYVAQKRQLQVGDKVANRHGNKGVVSKIMAPEDMPYLEDGTPVDLVFNPLGVPSRMNLGQILETHLGEVARLTGQKFETPVFDSVTEAAIKEMLEVAAAERLQARKDDGFELDKREQEVLDRAGKLGVINQPGDDYEAAQMQLARTGKSILFDGRSGEPISGPVVVGTMYVMKLYHMVEDKLHARSTGPYSLITQQPLGGKAQFGGQRFGEMEVWALEAYGAAHTLQEMLTIKSDDIDGRDAAYQSIVKGEEVSGSTIPESFKVLVKELHSLGLNVEVLDAGDRPVDIFEGMMPKR, from the coding sequence ATGAGCTTGTCCAGTAAAGAACCCCGCATCGAACGCTTCGGTGAAATCAGCGAAGTGATTCCGCTTCCCAACCTGACCGAGATCCAGGTCAACTCCTTCCGCGCCTTCTTGCAGGCGGACCGCGCTCCCGACAAGCGCGAGAACGTGGGCCTGCAGAGTGCTTTCAAGGAAGTCTTCCCCATCGACGAGACCGAGAAGGGCCGCTCGACCGGTCTGGTTCTCGACTACCTGGAATACCGCCTGGGCGACGCGCCGTACACCCCCGAGGAGTGCCGCGAGAAGGACCTGACCTACCAGGCCCCGATGTACGCCAAGCTGCAGCTGATCCACAAGGACAGCGGTCTGATCAAGGAAGATCAGGTGTTCCTGGGCGACCTGCCGCTGATGACCGAGGACGGCTCGTTCGTGATCAACGGCGCCGACCGCGTCGTGATCTCGCAGATCCACCGCAGCCCCGGCGTGTACTTCACGTCCAGCTACAAGGGCATCAAGAAGATGTACACCGGCGCGATCATTCCGATGCCCAAGCGCGGGCCCTGGATCGAGCTGGAGTTCGCGGGCGGCATTCTGGAAATGAAGGTGAACAAGCGCAAGTTCCCGGTGGCGATGCTGCTGCGGGTGCTGGGCTACGACGACGCGAGCCTCAAGACGCTGTTCACGGAATTTGACCCGAACACCGAGCTGCCCGAGGACAAGAGCGCGGGCATGGGCGCGGACGAAGCGCTGCTGCGCCTGTTCACGGTGCTGCGCCCCGGCGATCCGCCCAAGCGCGACAAGGCCACCCAGTACCTGTACGGCCTGCTCGCCGATCCCCGCCGCTACGACCTGGGTGAACCGGGCCGCTTCAAGATGAACCGCAAGCTGGGCCTGGACCGCAGCGAGCACACCCTGCTGACCTTCACCGACGGCAAGTTCAGCGACGCCGGTCTGGTGGACACCATCCGCTACCTGATGGCGCTGCACCACGGCCACGACACCGTGTCCATGATGGGCCCCGACGGCAAGATGCACGACGTGCCGGTGGGCGAGGACGACATCGACCACCTGGGCAACCGCCGCGTGCGGACCGTGGGCGAACTGCTCGCCGACCAGCTGCGCGTGGGCATGGGCCGCATGGCGCGTGGCGTGCGCGAGCGCATGCTGCTGGGCAACCCCGACGCCGCGACCCCCACCAAGCTGGTCAACAACCGCCCCATCGTGGCGGCCATGCGCGAGTTCTTCGGGCGCTCGCAGCTCTCGCAGTTCAAGGACCAGACCAACCCGCTGTCGGACCTGCGCCACAAGCGCCGCATCTCCGCGCTGGGGCCGGGCGGCCTGACCCGCGAGCGCGCCGGCTTCGACGTGCGCGACGTGCACCGCACGCACTACGGACGCATCTGCCCGATCGAAACGCCCGAAGGTGCGAACATCGGTCTGATCTCCTCGCTGGCTTCGTACGCCAAGGTGAACCCGCTGGGCTTCATCGAGGCGCCGTACCGCCGCGTCAAGGACGGCACGGTCAGCGAGACGGTCGAGTACATGACGGCCGACATCGAGGACCGGTACACCGTCGCGCAGGCGAACAGCCCGCTGAACGCCGACAACACCTTTGCCGACGAGCGCGTGCTGGCCCGCCGCAAGGGTGACCCGCTGTGGTACACCCCCGAAGAAGTCGACTACATGGACGTCTCGCCCAAGCAGATCGTCTCGATCAACACCTCGCTGATTCCCTTCCTGGAACACGACGACGCCAACCGCGCGCTCATGGGATCGAACATGCAGTCGCAGGCCGTGCCGCTCGTGCGCGCCGACTCCCCCGCCGTGGGCACCGGGGTCGAGCGCCGCGTGGTGACCGACTCGGGCACCTCGGTCGTGAGCGACGTGACCGGCCGCGTGACCTACGTGGACGCCCGCGCCATCCAGATCACCCTGGCAGAGGACTCCGCCGCCGCCGGCATGGTCACGGGCAACGTCCGCACCTTTGAACTCGTGCGCTTCACCCGCTCCAACCAGGGCACCAACCTCGACCAGCACCCCATCGTGAACGTGGGAGACGAGGTCAAGGCCGGCCAGGTCATCGCCGACGGTCCCGCCAGCGACCTGGGCCGCCTCGCGCTGGGCCAGAACATCACCATCGCCATCATGCCCTTCGACGGCTTCAACTTCGAAGACGCGATCTGCATCAGCGAAGGTCTGGTTCGCAAGGACTTCTACACCTCGGTCCACATCGAGAAAGACGAGATCGAGGCGCGCGACACCAAGCTGGGGCCGGAAAAGATCACCCGCGACATTCCGGGCCTGAGTGAAGCCGCGCTGCGCGACCTCGACGAGGACGGCATCGTGCGCGTCGGCGCGGAAGTCAAGCCCGGCGACATCCTCGTGGGCAAGACCTCCTTCAAGGGTGAGTCCGAACCCACCCCCGAAGAGCGGCTGCTGCGCTCGATCTTCGGTGAGAAGGCCCGTGAAGTGAAGGATACCTCGCTGCGCGTGCAGTCCGGTCAGGGCGGCATCGTGGTGAAGACCGTGCGCTTCCGCCGCGGCGACGAGGGCGTGGACCTCAAGCCCGGCGTGCGCGAGATGGTGCGCGTGTACGTGGCCCAGAAGCGTCAGCTGCAGGTGGGCGACAAGGTGGCCAACCGCCACGGAAACAAGGGCGTGGTCTCCAAGATCATGGCTCCCGAGGACATGCCCTACCTGGAAGACGGCACCCCCGTCGATCTGGTGTTCAACCCGCTGGGCGTGCCCTCGCGCATGAACCTGGGTCAGATTCTCGAGACCCACCTGGGTGAAGTGGCCCGCCTGACCGGTCAGAAGTTCGAGACTCCGGTGTTCGACTCGGTGACCGAGGCGGCCATCAAGGAGATGCTGGAGGTGGCGGCTGCCGAGCGGCTGCAGGCCCGCAAGGACGACGGCTTCGAGCTCGACAAGCGCGAGCAGGAAGTGCTGGACCGCGCCGGCAAGCTGGGCGTGATCAACCAGCCGGGCGACGACTATGAGGCCGCGCAGATGCAGCTGGCCCGCACCGGCAAGAGCATCCTGTTCGACGGACGCAGCGGCGAGCCCATCAGCGGCCCGGTCGTGGTCGGCACCATGTACGTCATGAAGCTCTACCACATGGTGGAAGACAAGCTGCACGCCCGCTCCACCGGCCCCTACAGCCTGATCACCCAGCAGCCGCTGGGGGGCAAGGCGCAGTTCGGCGGCCAGCGCTTCGGCGAGATGGAAGTGTGGGCGCTCGAGGCCTACGGCGCGGCACATACCCTGCAGGAAATGCTGACCATCAAGTCCGACGACATTGACGGACGCGACGCGGCCTACCAGAGCATCGTCAAGGGCGAGGAAGTCTCGGGCAGCACCATTCCCGAGTCGTTCAAGGTGCTCGTCAAGGAGCTGCACTCGCTGGGCCTGAACGTCGAGGTGCTCGACGCCGGGGACCGCCCGGTGGACATCTTCGAAGGCATGATGCCCAAACGCTGA
- a CDS encoding tetratricopeptide repeat protein: MDFLQPYLPLIFNVLRVLAVVGLVHAIATRQPVFWMFLLGFGALLGSIFGLLGSLAYTFMVLIPSLRGSTRVAGRAVARGVEAFKPLDVRIREVGERLSESDTLQNRADLAALLARAGRRDEAQATLDPLLGGIYADDPVVLLTSAELDLARGNPAEAEARLNAVDLKTSAATRTRALTLLAQAQAMQNKPQADATYRDAMTAATTEEPRARYAAYLIAQGRQAEARQLLEQMEKTERRATGLYRRQEREWFEMAAGLRREVK; the protein is encoded by the coding sequence ATGGACTTCCTTCAACCCTACCTGCCCCTGATCTTCAACGTCCTGCGCGTGCTGGCAGTGGTGGGCCTGGTGCATGCCATCGCCACCCGGCAGCCGGTGTTCTGGATGTTTCTGCTGGGGTTTGGGGCGCTGCTGGGCAGCATCTTCGGCCTGCTGGGCTCGCTGGCCTACACCTTCATGGTGCTGATTCCCAGTCTGCGCGGCAGCACCCGGGTGGCCGGGCGGGCGGTGGCCCGTGGCGTGGAGGCCTTCAAGCCCCTGGATGTCCGCATCCGGGAGGTCGGCGAGCGCCTGTCCGAGAGCGACACCCTGCAAAACCGCGCCGATCTGGCCGCACTGCTCGCCCGTGCCGGACGGCGCGACGAGGCACAGGCGACCCTCGATCCTTTGCTGGGGGGCATCTATGCCGACGACCCGGTGGTGCTGCTCACCAGCGCCGAACTGGATCTGGCGCGCGGCAATCCGGCGGAGGCCGAGGCCCGGCTGAACGCGGTGGACCTCAAGACCAGCGCCGCCACCCGCACCCGCGCCCTGACGCTGCTTGCCCAGGCGCAGGCCATGCAGAACAAACCACAGGCCGATGCCACCTACCGGGACGCCATGACGGCGGCCACCACCGAGGAACCCCGTGCCCGTTACGCGGCTTACCTGATCGCGCAGGGCCGTCAGGCCGAGGCCCGGCAACTGCTCGAGCAGATGGAAAAGACCGAGCGCCGGGCCACAGGACTGTACCGCCGTCAGGAGCGCGAGTGGTTCGAGATGGCGGCGGGGTTGCGGCGGGAAGTGAAGTAA
- the rplL gene encoding 50S ribosomal protein L7/L12, giving the protein MAYDKQALIDQLGTLTIMELADLIDGLKEQWGVTAAVAAGPAAGPAAAAEEKTEFDVVLVDAGASKINVIKEIRAITGLGLKEAKDLSEKGGALKEGISKDEAEKMKAQLEAAGAKVELK; this is encoded by the coding sequence ATGGCATACGACAAACAGGCTCTGATCGACCAACTCGGAACTCTCACCATCATGGAACTCGCGGACCTGATCGACGGTCTGAAAGAGCAGTGGGGCGTCACTGCTGCGGTCGCCGCCGGCCCCGCCGCTGGCCCCGCTGCCGCCGCCGAAGAGAAGACCGAATTTGACGTGGTGCTGGTGGACGCCGGCGCGAGCAAGATCAACGTCATTAAGGAAATCCGCGCCATCACCGGCCTGGGTCTGAAGGAAGCCAAGGACCTGTCCGAGAAGGGCGGCGCCCTGAAGGAAGGCATCAGCAAGGACGAGGCCGAGAAGATGAAGGCCCAGCTGGAAGCCGCCGGCGCCAAGGTCGAACTCAAGTAA
- the rplJ gene encoding 50S ribosomal protein L10, with protein sequence MANPKNQQTLSALKQSLTDIETFYVVDYQGLNAGQLSKLRQDIREKGGQLIVAKNTLIHLALQEGGRDFSDTLKGPSAIVLAQTDPAGVAKALADAAKGNDRGIPNVKGGFLEGNKVDVKVVQRLASLGSKQNLQAELVGVLSAHLSNFVGVLEAYQAKLEEQGQGA encoded by the coding sequence GTGGCGAACCCCAAGAACCAGCAGACCCTCAGCGCCCTGAAGCAGAGCCTGACCGATATCGAGACGTTTTACGTCGTCGACTATCAAGGCCTGAACGCCGGACAGCTGAGCAAACTGCGCCAAGACATCCGTGAAAAGGGCGGGCAGCTGATCGTTGCCAAGAACACCCTGATTCACCTGGCCCTGCAAGAGGGTGGACGCGACTTCAGCGACACCCTGAAAGGCCCCAGCGCCATCGTGCTGGCCCAGACCGATCCTGCCGGAGTCGCCAAGGCCCTGGCCGACGCGGCCAAGGGCAACGACCGGGGCATCCCGAACGTCAAGGGCGGCTTCCTGGAAGGCAACAAGGTCGACGTGAAAGTCGTCCAGCGTCTGGCCAGCCTGGGCAGCAAGCAGAACCTGCAAGCCGAACTGGTCGGCGTTCTCAGCGCCCACCTCAGCAACTTCGTGGGCGTCCTCGAAGCCTACCAGGCCAAACTCGAAGAGCAGGGTCAGGGCGCTTAA
- the rplA gene encoding 50S ribosomal protein L1: MPKHGKRYRALESKVDREKQYTIDEAAALVKEIATAKFDETVEIHFRLGIDPRKSDQNVRGTVSLPHGTGRTVRVAVITKGDNIAAAEAAGADIAGGDELIERIAGGFMDFDAVVATPDMMASVGQKLARLLGPRGLLPNPKSGTVGPDVTGMVSSLKAGRIEFRNDKTGVVHAPIGKASFDPANLSANYAALVSALEGAKPGSAKGVFLRTAFLTTTMGPSIPLTLSASAQS, from the coding sequence ATGCCTAAACACGGCAAACGTTACCGCGCGCTGGAAAGCAAGGTGGACCGCGAGAAGCAGTACACCATCGACGAAGCCGCCGCACTGGTCAAGGAAATCGCCACCGCCAAGTTCGACGAAACGGTGGAGATCCACTTCCGTCTGGGCATTGACCCCCGCAAGAGCGACCAGAACGTGCGCGGCACGGTCTCGCTGCCGCACGGCACGGGCCGGACCGTTCGCGTGGCCGTGATCACCAAGGGTGACAACATCGCGGCGGCCGAAGCGGCGGGCGCGGACATCGCCGGCGGCGACGAGCTGATCGAGCGCATTGCCGGCGGCTTCATGGACTTTGACGCCGTGGTGGCAACTCCTGACATGATGGCGTCGGTGGGCCAGAAGCTCGCCCGTCTGCTCGGGCCGCGCGGCCTGCTGCCCAACCCCAAGAGCGGCACCGTTGGTCCCGACGTGACCGGCATGGTGTCGAGCCTCAAGGCGGGCCGCATCGAGTTCCGCAACGACAAGACCGGCGTGGTCCACGCGCCCATCGGTAAGGCCAGCTTTGACCCGGCCAACCTGAGCGCCAACTACGCCGCGCTGGTCTCGGCGCTGGAAGGAGCCAAGCCCGGCAGCGCCAAGGGCGTGTTCCTGCGCACCGCCTTCCTGACCACCACCATGGGGCCGAGCATTCCCCTGACCCTGAGCGCCAGCGCCCAGTCCTGA
- the rplK gene encoding 50S ribosomal protein L11 yields MKKVTGIVKLQLPAGKATPAPPVGPALGQYGANIMEFTKAFNALTADKGDAIIPVEITIFADRSFTFITKTPPMSYLIRKAAGLSKGSPTPNKAKVGKLNWDQVLEIAKTKMPDLNAGSIEAAANTVAGTARSMGVTIEGGPNA; encoded by the coding sequence ATGAAGAAGGTAACAGGCATCGTGAAGCTGCAACTCCCGGCGGGCAAGGCCACTCCGGCCCCCCCCGTGGGTCCCGCGCTGGGTCAGTACGGCGCGAACATCATGGAGTTCACCAAGGCGTTCAACGCCCTGACCGCCGACAAGGGTGACGCCATCATTCCCGTGGAGATCACCATCTTCGCGGACCGCAGCTTCACCTTCATCACCAAGACCCCCCCGATGAGCTACCTGATCCGTAAGGCCGCCGGCCTGAGCAAGGGCAGCCCCACGCCCAACAAGGCCAAGGTCGGCAAGCTGAACTGGGATCAGGTGCTGGAAATCGCCAAGACCAAGATGCCCGACCTGAACGCAGGCAGCATCGAGGCCGCCGCCAATACTGTGGCCGGCACCGCCCGCAGCATGGGCGTGACCATCGAGGGAGGCCCCAATGCCTAA